The following proteins are encoded in a genomic region of Flammeovirga pectinis:
- a CDS encoding metal-dependent transcriptional regulator, giving the protein MFSNSEENYLKTIYHLSGVTDPVSTNAIADALHTKPASVTDMIKKLNTKEVINYQKYKGTTLTEKGEKAALRIIRKHRLWEVFLLEKLEFNWDEVHEVAEQLEHIQSQRMIERLDHFLGYPKHDPHGDPIPDKDGNFSTLEATKLSELKINEKGTVVAVKDESSSLLQYLDKVGIGIGSEIQVLDKIEFDKSLELKINAREKKIISALVSENILIKL; this is encoded by the coding sequence ATGTTTAGTAATTCAGAAGAAAATTATTTAAAAACAATATATCACCTTTCTGGCGTTACAGATCCGGTAAGTACGAATGCTATTGCAGATGCACTACATACAAAACCTGCATCTGTAACAGATATGATTAAGAAACTTAATACCAAAGAAGTTATTAATTATCAAAAATATAAAGGTACAACACTAACAGAAAAAGGTGAAAAGGCTGCTTTACGCATAATTCGAAAACATAGATTATGGGAAGTATTCCTACTTGAAAAATTAGAGTTTAATTGGGATGAAGTACATGAAGTTGCTGAACAATTAGAACATATTCAGTCTCAGAGAATGATTGAACGATTAGACCATTTTCTAGGCTATCCAAAACACGATCCACACGGAGACCCAATACCTGATAAAGATGGTAATTTTAGCACGTTAGAAGCTACAAAGTTAAGTGAGCTAAAGATTAATGAAAAAGGTACTGTGGTTGCAGTAAAAGACGAAAGCAGTAGTTTATTACAATATCTAGATAAAGTTGGTATTGGTATTGGCTCAGAGATTCAAGTTCTTGATAAAATTGAATTTGACAAATCACTTGAACTAAAAATAAATGCTAGAGAAAAGAAGATAATTTCAGCTCTAGTATCAGAAAATATTTTAATTAAACTGTAA
- a CDS encoding septal ring lytic transglycosylase RlpA family protein, whose product MKFILLALLSVAFFNTTFAQTKVGDTKKGQSSYYADKFHGRKTANGERFNMYAFTCAHRKLPFDTYLKVTNLKNKKWIVVRVNDRGPFKSQRILDLSKGAAVKIDMINDGIADVEIEILYTNGQGTKVKEGTSGGPNQKITTADVKKPKKNSSTSSQPKKSSGSYGAPGTYSIWGTSKKIKNGYGIQMASYKDVKKAIDAGKLANKKGLTEIYIQAGFSNNKKIYRLLYGDFSEGNAKKNVQKVKSKGYKGAFVKKHL is encoded by the coding sequence ATGAAATTTATATTATTAGCCCTTCTCTCTGTAGCCTTTTTTAATACTACGTTTGCTCAAACCAAAGTAGGTGATACAAAGAAAGGACAATCATCTTATTACGCAGATAAATTCCACGGAAGAAAAACTGCAAATGGAGAGAGATTTAATATGTATGCATTTACTTGTGCACATAGAAAATTACCATTTGATACTTATTTAAAAGTAACAAATCTTAAAAATAAAAAATGGATTGTTGTAAGAGTTAATGATAGAGGACCTTTTAAGTCTCAGAGAATTCTAGACCTTTCTAAAGGAGCTGCCGTTAAAATTGATATGATTAATGATGGTATTGCTGACGTTGAAATAGAAATTCTTTATACAAATGGGCAGGGTACTAAGGTAAAAGAAGGTACATCTGGTGGTCCAAATCAAAAAATTACAACAGCTGATGTAAAGAAACCTAAGAAGAATAGTTCTACATCAAGTCAACCTAAAAAGTCGTCTGGTTCTTATGGAGCACCTGGTACTTATAGTATTTGGGGTACATCAAAAAAAATAAAAAATGGATATGGTATTCAAATGGCATCATATAAAGATGTCAAAAAAGCCATAGATGCAGGGAAGCTTGCTAATAAAAAAGGATTGACAGAAATCTATATTCAAGCAGGTTTTTCAAACAATAAAAAGATCTATAGATTACTTTATGGTGATTTTTCTGAAGGAAATGCGAAAAAAAACGTACAAAAAGTAAAATCTAAGGGCTATAAAGGTGCCTTTGTCAAAAAGCATTTATAA
- the hisS gene encoding histidine--tRNA ligase, producing the protein MAKQKPSVPKGTRDFGPEQMAKRTYILDTIKSVYKKYGFQNLETPTMENLSVLTGKYGDEGDQLLFKVVNSGDYLKKVTAKDLEEGAKHMLPKISEKGLRYDLTVPFARYVVMNQGTLSFPFKRYQVQPVWRADRPQRGRYREFYQCDADVVGTDSLLCEAEILAMMGEALTDLKITDHTIKLNNRKVLTGIAEAIGENGKESELCVAIDKLDKIGVEKVNEELIQQRGFSQDAVDKLSPIFSISGSTEDRIAAMKNMLATSEVGLKGLSELEEVFAFTAKMGVATDKVEFDVTLARGLSYYTGAIFEVKVNNANMGSISGGGRYDNLTGVFGLEGMSGVGFSFGVDRIYDVLEELDLYPKSAMETTKVMLTNFDDAGRDYSLPLLQKLRMAGVSAELYPDTAKMKKQMNFANKKGIAYVVLAWEDEISQGKYSLKNMLTGEQQLLSADEIVGLLK; encoded by the coding sequence ATGGCAAAGCAAAAACCTAGTGTTCCAAAAGGTACCCGAGATTTCGGACCGGAACAAATGGCAAAAAGAACATATATTCTTGATACAATTAAGTCTGTTTATAAAAAATATGGTTTCCAGAATCTAGAAACTCCTACAATGGAGAATCTATCTGTACTTACAGGTAAGTATGGAGATGAAGGTGACCAATTGTTATTTAAAGTAGTTAACTCTGGTGATTACCTTAAAAAAGTAACTGCTAAGGATTTAGAAGAGGGTGCAAAGCATATGCTTCCAAAGATTTCTGAAAAGGGTTTACGTTATGATTTAACTGTTCCTTTTGCAAGGTATGTTGTAATGAACCAAGGAACTTTAAGTTTTCCATTTAAAAGATACCAAGTACAACCTGTTTGGAGAGCTGATAGGCCTCAAAGAGGGCGTTACAGAGAATTTTATCAATGTGATGCTGACGTTGTTGGAACAGACTCTTTACTTTGCGAGGCAGAAATCCTTGCTATGATGGGAGAGGCTCTTACTGATTTAAAGATTACAGACCACACAATTAAATTAAATAACAGAAAAGTACTTACAGGTATTGCTGAAGCTATTGGCGAAAACGGTAAGGAATCTGAATTGTGTGTTGCTATTGATAAATTAGATAAAATTGGCGTTGAAAAAGTAAATGAAGAACTTATTCAGCAAAGAGGTTTCTCTCAAGATGCAGTTGATAAGTTATCTCCAATATTTTCAATTTCAGGTTCTACAGAAGATAGAATTGCTGCAATGAAAAATATGCTAGCAACTTCTGAAGTTGGTTTAAAAGGACTTTCTGAATTAGAAGAAGTTTTTGCATTTACTGCTAAGATGGGAGTTGCAACTGATAAAGTCGAATTTGATGTTACTCTTGCTAGAGGGCTTTCTTATTACACAGGAGCAATTTTTGAAGTGAAAGTAAATAATGCAAACATGGGAAGTATTAGTGGCGGTGGACGTTACGATAACTTAACCGGTGTATTTGGTTTAGAAGGCATGTCTGGTGTAGGTTTCTCTTTTGGTGTTGATCGTATTTACGACGTGTTAGAAGAATTGGATTTGTATCCAAAATCGGCAATGGAAACGACTAAAGTTATGCTAACTAACTTTGATGATGCTGGACGAGACTACTCATTACCTTTATTACAGAAGTTAAGAATGGCAGGGGTTAGTGCAGAATTATATCCTGATACTGCCAAAATGAAAAAGCAAATGAACTTTGCTAATAAAAAAGGAATCGCTTATGTAGTTTTGGCTTGGGAAGATGAGATTTCTCAAGGTAAATACTCATTAAAAAATATGTTGACAGGTGAGCAGCAATTATTATCAGCAGATGAGATTGTTGGCTTATTGAAATAA
- a CDS encoding M42 family metallopeptidase, with protein sequence MSLEKIDLPLLKVISETSGAPGFEKKVRHLLIDTLKDIVDEFYVDNMGNLITIKKSNKPTAKKFMLAAHMDEIGFMVKHIDDNGYIRFQTLGGFDPKTLTSLRVKVHGKKDLLGVMGCKPIHSMSAAERSKVVTNEEYFIDCGLSKEEVEKHVKVGDSITRWQELEMVGDLINGKSLDDRVCVYALVEIMKTLKDKEVPVDVYGVFTVQEEVGLRGAQVAAHGVSPDYGIALDVTVANDIPSLAPQDYVTSMGKGASIKHFDGGTICDRRMVAHLESVSERNEITSQPEVLPFGGTDTANIQRMPKNGSIAGAISIPMRYLHQTTEMAHPTDVVAMIDLVVNAVLEIEKNDWNY encoded by the coding sequence ATGAGTTTAGAAAAAATTGACTTACCCCTACTAAAAGTAATTAGCGAAACTTCGGGCGCTCCAGGTTTCGAAAAAAAAGTCAGACATTTATTAATTGACACTTTAAAAGATATTGTCGATGAATTTTATGTAGACAACATGGGTAATTTAATTACTATCAAAAAATCTAATAAGCCAACTGCTAAAAAGTTTATGCTTGCAGCACATATGGACGAAATTGGATTTATGGTAAAACATATTGATGATAATGGTTACATAAGATTTCAAACTCTTGGTGGCTTCGATCCAAAAACATTAACTTCTTTACGTGTAAAAGTTCATGGTAAAAAAGACTTGCTTGGTGTTATGGGTTGTAAACCTATCCATTCTATGTCTGCTGCAGAAAGAAGTAAAGTAGTTACAAATGAAGAGTACTTTATTGATTGTGGTTTATCTAAAGAAGAAGTCGAGAAACATGTAAAGGTTGGCGATTCTATTACTAGATGGCAAGAACTTGAAATGGTTGGTGATTTAATTAATGGTAAATCTCTTGACGATAGAGTTTGTGTCTATGCCTTAGTAGAAATTATGAAAACATTAAAGGATAAAGAAGTTCCTGTAGATGTTTATGGTGTTTTTACTGTACAAGAAGAAGTAGGTTTAAGAGGTGCTCAAGTTGCAGCTCATGGTGTATCTCCAGATTATGGTATTGCACTAGATGTAACTGTCGCTAATGACATTCCTAGTCTTGCTCCTCAAGATTATGTAACATCTATGGGTAAAGGTGCTTCTATTAAGCATTTTGATGGTGGTACCATTTGCGATCGTAGAATGGTTGCACACTTGGAGAGTGTTTCTGAAAGAAATGAAATTACATCTCAACCAGAAGTCCTTCCTTTTGGAGGAACTGATACTGCAAACATTCAAAGAATGCCAAAAAATGGTTCTATTGCAGGAGCTATAAGTATTCCTATGCGTTATTTGCACCAAACAACAGAAATGGCTCACCCGACTGATGTAGTTGCAATGATAGACTTAGTTGTAAATGCAGTTCTAGAAATAGAGAAAAACGATTGGAATTATTAG
- a CDS encoding YceD family protein, translating to MNKKKAYSIGIGGLKNGKHQFELELTSKLLEIFESELMENISGKAILHLAKSETSIDVDILLDAEVKLLSDRSLREYDDTLAAEQKVFFKFSDHFEMLEDDLFKIPFNESNLDFAQILYDLIAVSLPTKRLHPDEDELEDVFYSTLEDDEIEEEVDDQDEIEEEKPSDPRWDILKKLK from the coding sequence GTGAATAAGAAAAAAGCATATAGTATAGGAATTGGTGGCCTGAAAAATGGTAAGCATCAGTTCGAATTGGAGTTAACGTCGAAACTTTTAGAAATATTTGAATCTGAATTGATGGAAAATATCTCAGGAAAGGCGATATTGCACCTTGCAAAAAGTGAAACATCTATTGATGTAGATATTTTACTAGATGCAGAAGTTAAGCTATTAAGTGATAGAAGTCTAAGAGAGTATGATGATACTTTAGCTGCAGAGCAAAAAGTTTTCTTCAAATTTTCTGACCATTTTGAAATGTTGGAAGATGATTTATTTAAAATCCCTTTCAATGAGTCAAATTTAGATTTTGCACAAATCTTGTATGATTTAATAGCAGTGTCATTGCCAACAAAACGTTTGCACCCTGATGAAGATGAGTTAGAAGATGTTTTCTACTCAACTTTAGAAGATGATGAAATCGAGGAAGAGGTGGATGATCAAGACGAGATTGAAGAAGAGAAACCTTCTGATCCTCGTTGGGATATTTTGAAAAAACTCAAGTGA
- a CDS encoding septal ring lytic transglycosylase RlpA family protein: protein MGKASYYPDDRNGSITEGGYKYDMNAMTGSHKYFPFGSIISVRNVNNGKTINVKIIDRPYTSKRILDVTYAAAQKLDIIGRGPVTVEVTLVDTPQTLKKKRQEALAQKEKEVIEEQMDTLSVVVDPLDFLKTGTYTSVGEIANVEGYGIQFTMSNDIEVILKEVYKLENDYLLSEVFVQTGWSNSKRIYRLIIGEFDSNIEAQPLLKLLKSGGFDDCFIKKHLKNI, encoded by the coding sequence ATGGGTAAGGCATCCTACTACCCAGACGATCGCAATGGATCTATTACTGAAGGAGGGTATAAGTACGACATGAATGCTATGACAGGTTCTCATAAGTATTTTCCTTTTGGAAGTATTATTAGTGTAAGGAACGTTAATAACGGTAAGACAATTAATGTGAAGATTATTGATAGACCTTATACTAGCAAAAGAATTCTAGATGTAACCTATGCAGCTGCTCAAAAGTTGGATATTATTGGTAGAGGGCCGGTAACCGTTGAAGTTACTTTAGTAGATACACCTCAAACCTTAAAGAAAAAAAGACAGGAAGCACTTGCTCAAAAAGAAAAGGAAGTTATCGAAGAACAAATGGATACACTTTCAGTAGTTGTAGATCCTCTTGATTTTCTGAAAACGGGTACATATACTTCTGTTGGTGAAATAGCTAATGTTGAAGGTTATGGGATTCAATTTACTATGTCTAACGATATAGAAGTGATTCTAAAAGAAGTTTACAAACTAGAAAATGATTATTTATTAAGTGAAGTGTTTGTACAAACAGGTTGGTCGAATAGTAAAAGAATTTACCGTTTAATTATTGGTGAATTTGATTCTAATATTGAAGCACAGCCTTTACTTAAATTACTAAAAAGTGGTGGTTTTGATGACTGTTTTATCAAAAAGCATTTAAAGAATATTTAA
- a CDS encoding glycosyltransferase family protein, translating to MKIVLASVLKPVDDSRVFEKIGLSLSKIQNAEIHIVGTASLNKTAPIQNITFHPYDEISKKPTRLTTSRLFLSQIRKVKPDLIIVHTIELLPALIYYKIKNKKVKIIYDMLENYPFNFRYQKYRPTLQSQILSSFSHLIEKVSYPFLSHIFVAEQTYLTEKKLPLSKTTILENKFNPIYHLKKSIKKQSNTVSLVFCGSLTKIFGVEVILNWFSDLSSCKSVLNYKLTIIGKAYEEDVIQILQNSTTTNKNIKCIGVTEFVPHEQIIKEMFSSDFVVLPYPENPCTKNCIPTKLYECLGLGIPMLTQENLLWEKVCKESNGSMFIDFKQPIEIKSFEEQINTFIPYSNGIDQKALWNTEEKKLLNIIETL from the coding sequence ATGAAGATCGTTTTAGCGTCAGTTTTAAAACCTGTTGATGACAGCAGAGTATTTGAAAAAATTGGGCTATCTCTTTCTAAAATACAAAATGCTGAAATTCATATTGTAGGAACTGCTTCTTTAAACAAGACAGCTCCTATTCAAAATATTACTTTTCATCCTTATGATGAAATTAGCAAAAAGCCTACTCGTTTAACTACAAGTAGGCTTTTTCTATCACAAATACGCAAAGTCAAGCCAGACCTCATCATCGTACATACTATTGAGCTTTTACCTGCTCTTATTTATTATAAGATTAAAAACAAAAAGGTGAAAATTATATATGATATGTTGGAAAATTATCCTTTCAACTTTCGATATCAAAAGTATAGACCCACTCTACAATCCCAAATATTATCTTCTTTTAGTCATTTAATTGAAAAAGTATCGTATCCTTTTTTATCACATATTTTTGTGGCAGAGCAGACCTATTTAACAGAGAAAAAATTACCTCTTTCAAAAACCACAATTCTAGAAAATAAATTCAATCCGATATATCATTTAAAAAAATCTATTAAAAAGCAGAGTAATACTGTGTCTTTAGTTTTTTGTGGCAGCTTAACAAAAATATTTGGTGTAGAAGTGATATTAAACTGGTTTTCTGATTTAAGTAGTTGCAAGTCTGTATTAAATTACAAACTCACAATAATTGGAAAAGCTTATGAAGAGGATGTTATCCAAATTCTACAAAATAGTACAACTACCAATAAAAATATAAAGTGCATTGGAGTCACTGAATTTGTTCCACACGAACAAATTATCAAAGAAATGTTTTCAAGTGATTTTGTAGTATTACCCTACCCCGAAAACCCCTGTACAAAAAATTGTATTCCTACAAAATTATATGAATGTCTTGGTTTAGGAATACCCATGCTTACTCAAGAAAATTTATTATGGGAAAAAGTATGTAAGGAATCTAATGGTAGTATGTTTATTGATTTCAAACAACCTATTGAAATTAAGTCATTTGAAGAACAGATTAATACTTTCATTCCCTATTCAAACGGTATAGATCAAAAGGCTTTATGGAATACAGAAGAAAAAAAATTGTTGAATATCATTGAAACCTTATAA
- a CDS encoding acyl-CoA reductase: MKLQDRIDAFVALGDKLRTLDEETASMLTRRANDGNGWFDNNTVSNAITGITKMLERDVLNKWVTKYPSTNDATPQRVLIVMAGNIPAVGFHDALCTLITGNILMAKLSSSDTFLMTILFTWLKEIEPRFNDKIVILDAPIKEIDKVIATGSDNSSRYFVKYFDKYPNIIRQNRSSIAVVRGDESKEALTKLTSDIFLYYGLGCRNISKIYTPKGYDHTLLMAALEDAAKETIINHKYANNYDYNKSIYLINKVKHLDNGGLILTESTEMVSPISVLYYETYENGQDLKDKIDQNKEKIQCIVTEGRWLANSEDFGLAQFPTVDTYADEIDTMEFLSPILA; the protein is encoded by the coding sequence ATGAAGTTGCAAGATAGAATTGATGCTTTTGTAGCATTAGGTGATAAACTAAGAACTTTAGACGAAGAAACTGCATCTATGCTTACAAGAAGAGCAAATGATGGAAACGGTTGGTTCGATAATAATACAGTTAGTAATGCTATTACAGGTATTACTAAAATGTTAGAACGAGATGTTCTTAACAAGTGGGTAACTAAATACCCATCTACAAATGATGCAACTCCACAAAGAGTGCTAATTGTAATGGCTGGTAATATTCCTGCTGTTGGATTTCATGATGCATTATGTACTTTAATTACAGGCAATATTTTAATGGCTAAGTTAAGTTCATCAGATACTTTTCTGATGACAATACTTTTTACTTGGTTAAAAGAAATTGAACCAAGATTTAATGACAAAATTGTTATTCTTGACGCCCCTATTAAAGAAATTGACAAGGTAATTGCAACTGGATCAGACAACAGTTCTCGTTATTTTGTGAAATATTTTGATAAATATCCCAATATCATACGTCAAAATCGTTCTTCTATTGCAGTTGTTCGTGGAGATGAAAGTAAAGAAGCACTTACCAAGTTAACAAGTGATATTTTCTTATACTATGGATTAGGCTGTAGAAATATTTCAAAAATATATACTCCTAAGGGTTATGACCATACTTTATTGATGGCTGCTTTAGAAGATGCTGCTAAAGAAACTATCATAAATCATAAGTACGCTAATAATTACGATTACAATAAATCTATTTATTTAATCAATAAAGTAAAGCACTTAGATAATGGTGGACTTATTTTAACAGAGTCTACAGAAATGGTTTCTCCTATTTCTGTTCTTTATTATGAAACCTATGAAAACGGGCAAGATCTTAAAGATAAGATTGATCAAAATAAAGAAAAAATACAGTGTATTGTAACTGAAGGAAGATGGTTGGCTAACTCCGAAGATTTTGGTTTAGCTCAATTCCCTACCGTAGATACTTACGCAGACGAAATTGATACAATGGAGTTTCTTTCTCCTATTTTAGCATAA
- a CDS encoding DUF58 domain-containing protein: MMQEISFDTIRQYGNIELLAKQMVEGFITGLHKSPYHGFSVEFAEHNLYNPGESTRHIDWKVYARTDKLFTKRYEEETNLRAMIVLDRSLSMYYPDKTYDKMGFSTMAAASIAYMLQKQRDAVGLCTFSDDLEEMTQVKSTRTHLHQIFVKLQQMLEKAPPQGETHIAKVLHQVAETIHKRSLVIIFSDMMGQMGNRDEMFAALQHLKHNNHEVLLFHVADHSTELQLDFPERPFVFVDVETGQKEKLRPSQVKEQYEKTIQDLYHDLNVKCGQYKIDYVEVDSKKNIDQIILPYLIKRQRMR, translated from the coding sequence ATGATGCAAGAAATCTCTTTTGATACAATTCGCCAATATGGGAATATAGAATTACTCGCTAAGCAAATGGTAGAGGGTTTTATAACGGGTTTACATAAATCTCCATATCATGGCTTTTCTGTAGAATTTGCTGAACATAATTTATATAACCCTGGCGAAAGTACTCGACATATTGATTGGAAGGTATATGCTAGAACAGATAAGTTATTTACAAAGCGTTACGAAGAAGAGACAAATTTAAGAGCGATGATTGTCTTAGACAGATCTCTATCTATGTATTATCCTGATAAAACATACGATAAGATGGGTTTTAGCACAATGGCAGCAGCATCAATAGCCTATATGCTACAGAAGCAGCGAGACGCAGTTGGTTTATGTACTTTTTCTGATGACTTGGAGGAAATGACGCAAGTGAAATCAACACGAACGCATTTACATCAAATTTTTGTAAAACTGCAACAAATGTTGGAAAAAGCTCCACCACAAGGAGAAACACATATTGCAAAGGTTCTACATCAAGTTGCTGAAACTATTCATAAGCGTTCTTTAGTTATCATCTTTAGTGATATGATGGGACAGATGGGGAACAGAGATGAAATGTTTGCTGCTTTACAACATCTCAAGCACAATAACCATGAGGTACTATTATTTCATGTAGCAGATCATAGTACAGAGTTGCAACTAGATTTCCCAGAACGTCCTTTTGTTTTTGTGGATGTTGAAACAGGACAAAAAGAAAAACTTAGACCTTCTCAGGTGAAAGAACAGTATGAAAAAACGATTCAAGATTTATACCATGACTTAAATGTAAAATGCGGTCAGTATAAAATTGATTATGTTGAAGTGGATAGTAAAAAAAATATTGATCAGATAATTTTACCCTATTTGATTAAACGTCAAAGAATGCGTTAA
- a CDS encoding 16S rRNA (uracil(1498)-N(3))-methyltransferase: MRLFYHSNIDSNKQEVVLQPEDSKHIVRVLRMKQGNELQLMDGKGFRYTCNIKDANQKKCLVTIISVEELPQVAANVHLGIAPTKNMDRIEFFLEKAIEIGVASITFFYSTHSERKNLKLERLERIAVSAMKQSRKYWLPELSLAKNLDEVFLSPIKNKYIAYVPTAATENLFQKLTANEDTFVLVGPEGGFSEEEADKAKQKGFEWVSLGTERLRTETAGIVAVQMMNMSYLK, from the coding sequence ATGAGACTTTTTTATCATTCTAATATAGATTCTAACAAGCAAGAAGTTGTTTTACAACCTGAAGATTCTAAACATATAGTCCGTGTTCTAAGAATGAAGCAAGGCAACGAGCTTCAGTTAATGGATGGTAAGGGTTTTCGTTATACTTGTAACATTAAAGACGCTAACCAAAAAAAATGTCTTGTTACTATAATAAGTGTAGAAGAACTGCCTCAAGTTGCTGCAAATGTACATCTAGGCATAGCTCCTACTAAAAACATGGACAGAATAGAATTTTTCTTAGAAAAAGCAATCGAAATTGGCGTCGCATCAATTACATTTTTCTATTCCACTCATTCAGAGAGAAAAAATTTAAAATTAGAAAGATTGGAACGTATTGCTGTTAGCGCTATGAAACAATCAAGAAAATATTGGTTACCTGAGTTATCTCTTGCTAAAAACCTAGATGAAGTATTTCTATCACCCATAAAAAATAAATATATAGCCTATGTACCCACTGCAGCTACAGAAAATTTATTTCAGAAATTAACCGCGAATGAAGATACTTTTGTCTTAGTTGGCCCCGAAGGTGGATTTAGTGAAGAAGAAGCTGATAAAGCAAAGCAAAAAGGCTTTGAGTGGGTCAGTTTAGGAACAGAAAGATTAAGAACCGAGACTGCTGGAATTGTAGCTGTACAAATGATGAATATGTCTTATTTGAAATAA
- the rpmF gene encoding 50S ribosomal protein L32, with protein sequence MAHPKSRISKASRGKRRTHLKMDKPTISFCQSTGEAHVRHRAFWADGKMYYRGQVVIDNSVDVDETAE encoded by the coding sequence ATGGCACATCCTAAATCGAGAATTTCGAAAGCAAGTAGAGGTAAGCGTAGAACGCACCTTAAGATGGATAAACCTACAATCTCTTTTTGCCAATCTACTGGTGAAGCACACGTAAGACACCGTGCATTCTGGGCAGATGGTAAAATGTATTATCGTGGCCAAGTGGTTATCGATAATTCTGTAGATGTAGACGAAACTGCTGAGTAG
- a CDS encoding DUF3276 family protein, whose translation MEERREEIFSRKVRAGKRTYFFDVKATRSNDYYLTITESKKRFKDDQPVFEKHKIFLYKEDFDKFVDALGDCVDKVKNDLLPEQQQEEVEEDNYEEKFDDSYKSEPFDTDLSY comes from the coding sequence GTGGAAGAGAGAAGAGAAGAAATCTTTTCGAGGAAAGTACGCGCTGGAAAACGTACGTATTTTTTTGATGTTAAGGCAACACGTTCAAACGACTATTACCTTACCATAACGGAAAGTAAAAAGCGCTTTAAAGATGATCAACCTGTTTTCGAGAAACACAAGATCTTTTTATACAAAGAAGATTTTGACAAATTTGTTGATGCTCTAGGAGATTGTGTTGACAAAGTCAAGAATGATCTTTTACCAGAACAACAACAAGAAGAAGTCGAAGAAGATAACTACGAAGAGAAATTTGATGATTCATACAAAAGTGAACCGTTTGACACAGATTTGTCTTACTAA
- a CDS encoding DUF4159 domain-containing protein, with protein sequence MKKIVFVLLLSILSISIFAQNQRGYSLKIAKVKYSGGGDWYANKTALSNLADYCNDYLGTSIDVDDEIVEIGSPELFNYAYVYLTGHGNVVFSDSDAENLRNYLSGGGFLHIDDNYGLDKFIRLEMKKVFPELDFVEIPFDHPIYHQVFDFPNGLPKIHEHDGKPAQGFGLVYDGRLICYYSFESDLGNGWEDPSIHRDPEEVRTKALQMGTNIISFALTDF encoded by the coding sequence ATGAAGAAAATCGTATTCGTTCTTTTATTATCAATTTTATCTATTAGTATTTTTGCTCAAAACCAAAGAGGTTATTCTCTAAAAATTGCAAAAGTAAAATACAGTGGTGGCGGTGATTGGTATGCTAATAAAACAGCCTTATCTAATTTAGCAGATTACTGTAATGATTATCTAGGAACAAGCATTGATGTTGATGACGAAATTGTAGAAATTGGAAGCCCAGAACTTTTTAATTATGCTTATGTATATTTAACAGGGCATGGTAATGTTGTATTCTCTGATAGTGACGCCGAGAATTTAAGAAATTACCTTTCTGGAGGTGGTTTCTTACATATTGATGATAACTACGGACTTGATAAATTTATTCGTCTTGAGATGAAAAAGGTCTTCCCAGAATTAGACTTTGTTGAAATACCATTTGACCACCCTATTTATCATCAAGTATTTGATTTCCCAAATGGGTTACCTAAAATTCATGAGCATGACGGCAAACCCGCTCAAGGATTTGGCTTAGTGTATGATGGTAGATTAATCTGTTATTATAGTTTTGAATCGGATCTTGGTAACGGATGGGAAGATCCAAGTATTCATAGAGACCCAGAAGAAGTAAGAACTAAGGCGCTTCAAATGGGAACTAACATTATTTCTTTCGCATTAACTGACTTTTAA